Proteins from a single region of Candidatus Zixiibacteriota bacterium:
- a CDS encoding T9SS type A sorting domain-containing protein, whose translation MISFCYSYCKLSKVNILVLITLVILICCSRLSAYETIYPESLNIASSYSVSSTEFALTDTLTVNWSITNNESYYLANLYFSDNLPSEFSIISSSMQINSSSIVYYYSGAINSHIIPSNNTYRWVIDFPVPDDSTNRILAPGDTINLEYQAICSDTGNYTLPFHTICCYGSGSGIFSTSDSIYLTVYSGSHIDENTETLPEKPLLCTAYPNPFNSEILFKLSNHLDSNIFIRLAIFDINGRNVFTENINSSANRFVISWKPEKIVAAGVYFYKLITGNNISSGKIVFLK comes from the coding sequence ATGATAAGCTTCTGTTATTCATACTGTAAGCTATCAAAGGTTAATATATTAGTTCTAATAACATTAGTGATTCTTATATGCTGCAGTAGATTGTCAGCTTATGAGACTATTTACCCGGAAAGCTTAAATATAGCCTCAAGTTACTCCGTCTCCTCAACGGAATTTGCTTTAACTGACACACTGACAGTAAATTGGAGCATAACAAACAACGAGAGCTATTATTTAGCCAACCTGTATTTTTCAGATAATCTGCCCTCAGAGTTTAGTATAATTTCATCATCAATGCAGATTAATAGCTCTTCCATCGTTTATTATTATTCGGGAGCGATTAATAGCCATATTATTCCATCTAATAACACATACAGATGGGTTATCGATTTTCCTGTTCCTGATGATAGCACTAACAGAATTTTAGCGCCTGGAGACACAATTAATCTGGAATACCAAGCGATTTGTTCTGATACCGGAAACTATACTCTTCCATTTCATACAATATGCTGTTATGGCAGCGGGTCGGGAATATTTTCAACCTCCGACAGTATTTATTTAACCGTTTATTCAGGCTCGCATATTGATGAGAATACCGAAACGCTGCCGGAGAAACCACTGCTTTGTACGGCTTACCCTAATCCATTTAATAGCGAGATATTATTTAAACTAAGCAATCATTTGGATTCTAACATTTTTATCAGATTAGCAATATTTGATATTAATGGCCGAAATGTTTTTACGGAAAACATCAATAGTTCTGCCAACAGATTTGTAATTAGTTGGAAACCCGAAAAAATTGTTGCTGCTGGTGTATATTTTTATAAATTAATTACAGGAAATAATATTTCTTCGGGGAAAATAGTATTTTTAAAATAG